The Vicia villosa cultivar HV-30 ecotype Madison, WI linkage group LG1, Vvil1.0, whole genome shotgun sequence genome includes a region encoding these proteins:
- the LOC131616764 gene encoding phosphoenolpyruvate carboxylase kinase 1-like, with amino-acid sequence MCETLKTNYQLSDEIGRGRFGTIYRCFHPSSAVPHACKVIDKSLLSDSTDRECLQNEPKFLSLLSPHPNILQIFDVFENDEFLSIVLELCQPLTLLDRIVSNPVTEQQAASLIKKLLEAVVHCHRLGVAHRDIKPDNILFDSNDNLKLADFGSAEWFGDGRTMSGVVGTPYYVAPEVLLGRDYTEKVDVWSVGVILYIMLSGIPPFYGDSATEIFEAVIRANLRFPSRIFRSVSSSAKDLLRKMICRDASRRFSAEQALRHPWIVSGGETTDQN; translated from the exons ATGTGCGAAACCCTAAAAACCAACTACCAACTCAGCGACGAGATCGGACGTGGGCGTTTCGGCACCATCTACCGGTGCTTCCACCCTAGCTCCGCCGTGCCTCACGCCTGCAAAGTCATCGACAAATCTCTCCTCTCCGATTCCACCGATCGTGAGTGTCTCCAGAACGAACCGAAATTCCTCTCTCTCCTCTCGCCTCACCCTAACATCCTTCAAATCTTCGACGTTTTCGAAAACGACGAGTTCTTATCCATCGTGTTAGAGCTTTGTCAGCCTCTCACTCTCCTCGATCGCATCGTTTCGAATCCTGTCACCGAACAACAAGCGGCGTCTCTCATCAAAAAGCTTCTTGAGGCCGTTGTTCACTGCCACCGTCTCGGTGTCGCGCACCGTGACATCAAGCCGGATAACATTCTCTTTGATTCTAACGATAATCTGAAATTAGCCGATTTCGGTTCGGCGGAATGGTTCGGCGACGGCAGAACCATGAGCGGTGTTGTTGGAACGCCGTATTACGTGGCGCCGGAGGTTCTTTTGGGAAGAGATTACACAGAGAAAGTTGATGTGTGGAGTGTTGGTGTGATACTGTACATAATGTTGAGCGGGATTCCTCCTTTTTACGGAGATTCCGCCACCGAAATTTTTGAAGCGGTTATTAGGGCGAATCTGAGGTTTCCGTCTAGAATCTTCCGTTCCGTTTCATCATCTGCCAAGGATCTGTTGAGAAAAATGATTTGCAGAGATGCTTCCAGAAGATTTTCTGCAGAACAAGCATTGA GACACCCTTGGATAGTGAGTGGAGGAGAAACAACTGATCAGAACTGA